A single window of Opitutaceae bacterium DNA harbors:
- a CDS encoding response regulator: MSLPLRFAHVDDDAAYAESIRQVLMQEWPGCSITRMEGKDELLTALRSHTADLVISEFSLQSYNGLDVLTQAHALCADVPFLFLTRADGEGRIVDALQQGAADYVHKDRVERLVPAIQRALENAAVRSAKSIADKLLQDRMEAVDGALDAICIASGRGHLTYANVAARDMFALDESPEVEPRSLDALFGPQNRSILSVAINELHSTGAWSGELSLTPPGAQARFIVSRWTLIKDAQNRPKAILAINTNITGHKELERHLLPPRKQDGLGTLATGIAHDLQRILQPMLTASAALQRSVKQPEILRLADIIDASTRHVLALFHQLRTYAHSSKDERMEVQVGSSIQEVVQLLRQSLAGEINIETVIQKDLWTVAANPMQLTQVLINLGIQARDAIASSGILTFRASNVAVDEALAQAIPGAQSGPHVLITVSHTGTGIPPELIDQVLCPRLPGLPGGPNSNDSVPDLSTITGIIRGIGGFIQVESTSGVGTEFILHLPALIPEPEAADLALAPSFQATIGRGETVLLIEEDTDRRQIVQAFLETHGYRVICARDGAAALALFHERHKDVQIILSDPTMPGAECVNTLIQIRNAKPGVRIVAMGCPGPECEVQGLVGGVAFLPRPLTGEALLAAMRQEPVTTQAG; encoded by the coding sequence ATGTCTCTCCCTCTTCGTTTCGCACATGTTGATGACGACGCAGCCTACGCCGAATCAATCCGGCAAGTTCTCATGCAGGAGTGGCCCGGGTGCAGCATCACCCGGATGGAAGGAAAAGACGAACTGCTGACCGCGCTTCGCTCGCACACAGCCGATTTGGTCATTTCGGAGTTTTCCCTGCAATCCTACAACGGACTCGACGTCCTCACCCAGGCGCACGCGCTTTGTGCGGATGTTCCGTTTCTATTCCTGACCAGGGCGGATGGCGAGGGCAGGATTGTCGACGCATTGCAGCAAGGTGCGGCCGATTATGTGCACAAGGACCGTGTGGAGCGCCTGGTGCCGGCGATTCAGCGGGCGCTCGAGAATGCCGCCGTGCGGAGCGCCAAATCCATTGCCGACAAGCTCCTTCAGGACCGAATGGAAGCGGTCGACGGAGCGCTGGATGCCATTTGCATCGCCAGCGGCCGCGGTCATCTCACCTACGCCAATGTTGCCGCCAGGGACATGTTCGCGCTCGATGAATCCCCGGAAGTGGAACCCCGAAGCCTGGACGCCCTTTTCGGCCCCCAGAATCGATCCATCCTTTCCGTGGCCATCAATGAGCTTCATTCCACCGGTGCCTGGTCGGGCGAGCTTTCACTCACGCCACCCGGCGCGCAGGCCCGCTTCATCGTCAGCCGGTGGACGCTGATCAAGGATGCGCAGAATCGTCCGAAGGCCATTCTTGCGATCAATACCAACATCACCGGACACAAGGAGCTGGAACGTCATCTTCTTCCGCCGAGGAAGCAGGATGGCCTGGGCACTTTGGCCACCGGCATTGCGCACGATCTTCAACGGATCCTTCAGCCCATGCTGACCGCATCGGCTGCGCTCCAAAGGAGCGTGAAGCAACCGGAGATCCTTCGTCTGGCTGACATCATCGATGCCAGCACGCGGCATGTTCTCGCCCTGTTCCATCAGCTCCGGACATATGCCCACAGTTCGAAAGACGAGCGCATGGAAGTGCAGGTCGGATCCTCCATTCAGGAGGTCGTGCAACTGCTCCGACAATCCCTGGCCGGCGAGATCAACATCGAGACCGTGATTCAAAAGGATCTCTGGACGGTTGCAGCGAATCCAATGCAGCTGACCCAGGTGCTGATCAATCTTGGGATTCAAGCCCGTGATGCGATAGCAAGCTCCGGCATTCTGACATTCCGCGCGTCCAACGTCGCTGTGGATGAAGCGCTTGCCCAGGCCATACCCGGTGCGCAATCGGGTCCGCATGTTTTGATCACGGTCTCCCACACGGGAACCGGCATTCCACCGGAATTGATCGACCAGGTCCTGTGCCCTCGACTGCCTGGACTGCCGGGAGGGCCCAACTCCAATGACAGCGTACCCGATCTGTCGACCATCACGGGCATCATTCGGGGCATCGGCGGGTTCATCCAGGTGGAGAGCACTTCCGGGGTGGGAACCGAGTTCATCCTTCACCTTCCGGCTTTGATACCGGAGCCGGAGGCGGCGGACCTTGCACTGGCTCCATCCTTTCAGGCCACAATCGGTCGCGGTGAAACCGTGTTGTTGATCGAAGAAGACACTGACAGACGCCAAATTGTTCAGGCGTTTCTGGAAACCCACGGTTATCGCGTGATCTGTGCACGGGATGGTGCGGCAGCCCTCGCGCTGTTTCACGAACGCCACAAGGACGTTCAGATCATACTCTCCGATCCAACGATGCCTGGCGCGGAATGCGTGAACACGCTGATCCAGATCCGAAATGCCAAGCCCGGCGTTCGCATCGTCGCCATGGGCTGTCCCGGCCCGGAATGCGAGGTGCAGGGTCTCGTCGGCGGCGTGGCGTTCCTGCCCCGGCCACTGACCGGGGAGGCCCTGCTAGCCGCGATGCGGCAGGAGCCAGTCACCACGCAGGCTGGCTGA
- a CDS encoding cytotoxic translational repressor of toxin-antitoxin stability system yields the protein MFQVTFSEQAIRELNKLDTLAQLAAVAPISSLKAADLDKPREPLGKFNRGGRALYRLRSAEWRFYFEIRDETLFVLYILHQHSLEDFLLRNKLPVSEAQLAEQHSKFWRYLESLTKR from the coding sequence ATGTTTCAAGTCACTTTCTCCGAACAGGCGATCCGGGAGCTGAACAAACTCGATACTCTGGCTCAGCTCGCAGCCGTCGCCCCCATCAGCAGCCTCAAGGCCGCCGATCTCGACAAACCGCGGGAGCCGCTGGGAAAATTCAACCGGGGGGGCCGCGCGCTCTACCGCCTGCGTTCCGCCGAGTGGCGTTTCTACTTCGAAATCCGCGATGAGACGCTCTTTGTACTCTACATCCTGCACCAGCACTCGCTTGAGGATTTTCTGCTGCGCAACAAGCTGCCGGTGTCGGAAGCGCAACTCGCGGAACAGCACTCCAAATTCTGGCGCTACCTGGAGTCATTGACGAAGCGGTAG
- the pssA gene encoding CDP-diacylglycerol--serine O-phosphatidyltransferase: MEDSPSHTPDPVKPIVSIEDRENPYSVTQASRIYFLPNLMTAGNLFCGFVAVIRCIQANFEMKVAAEASIMAIGLYKQAIWLIFGAAAFDMLDGRLARMGGRESLFGAEFDSLADVVSFGMAPALLVFFLILSPTQGYPVFREIGWFFAFVYLLCAAIRLARFNVITNPLLFADKKDSSRDFVGLPVPAAAVTVASLVLFLLNIAQNDRALHRWALILPVLMALIAILMVSTVRYPSGKKVDLQTKTRLTTFVPVLIAVAGIAIFKEVGLLAVTLGYIGFGLVRHVRRAMLHHARASSSHGEGTRRS; this comes from the coding sequence ATGGAAGACTCCCCTTCACACACACCGGACCCTGTCAAGCCGATCGTCTCCATCGAGGATCGCGAGAATCCCTATTCGGTCACGCAGGCCAGCCGCATCTACTTCCTTCCCAATCTGATGACGGCGGGAAATCTGTTCTGCGGATTCGTTGCGGTCATCCGGTGCATTCAGGCGAATTTTGAAATGAAGGTGGCGGCGGAGGCTTCGATCATGGCCATCGGACTTTACAAGCAGGCCATCTGGCTGATTTTTGGAGCGGCGGCATTCGACATGCTGGATGGCCGGCTTGCCCGCATGGGCGGCCGGGAGTCGCTTTTCGGCGCTGAGTTCGACTCGCTTGCCGACGTGGTGTCGTTCGGCATGGCGCCCGCCCTCCTCGTTTTCTTTCTCATCCTTTCACCCACGCAGGGATATCCGGTGTTCCGCGAAATCGGGTGGTTTTTTGCGTTTGTCTATCTGCTTTGCGCGGCCATTCGACTTGCGCGGTTCAATGTGATCACGAATCCGCTCCTCTTCGCCGACAAGAAGGATTCCAGCAGGGACTTCGTTGGACTTCCAGTGCCTGCGGCCGCAGTGACCGTCGCCAGTCTGGTGCTCTTCCTCCTGAACATTGCCCAGAATGACCGCGCCCTTCACCGCTGGGCCCTGATCCTTCCGGTCCTGATGGCGCTTATCGCGATCCTGATGGTAAGCACGGTTCGTTATCCGAGCGGCAAGAAGGTGGACCTGCAGACGAAGACGCGCCTGACGACATTCGTCCCGGTTCTCATAGCCGTCGCAGGCATCGCCATTTTCAAGGAAGTTGGTCTGCTCGCGGTGACCCTGGGGTACATTGGCTTCGGTCTCGTGCGTCATGTCCGCCGCGCCATGCTGCATCACGCCCGCGCATCCAGCAGTCACGGGGAAGGAACCCGGCGCTCCTAG
- a CDS encoding DNA polymerase III subunit beta: MKFKINRDHFSNGLAQVLNVVGSKTTMPILSNVLIEAEKDVISLTTTNLDLGIRCRIKAEVKEAGSVTLPVKRLATIVRELPNLDVTVDSAPNHHVKITSGGSNFRIMGLGREEFPPLPEFGEEKSFTVEQPELVGMLKSVAYAQSADETRYILNGVFFSFRDGRLSLVATDGRRLALIAKEMEIPADNAGAIILPAKTVNELLRMLDKGEKVKIDFSDRRCSFQIGTDKDTSGLVDSIYLYSKVVEGNYPNYQQVIPKETHQRIKLERELLLQCIHRAALVTSEKANSVKLRLTSNLLEIMAQSPDFGEAHESMAISYSGPDLQAAFNPAFLMDPLRSLTKDEVFLEVKDEVSPGVFKTLDNFICVIMPVRMS; this comes from the coding sequence ATGAAATTCAAAATAAACCGCGACCATTTCAGCAACGGTTTGGCCCAGGTCCTGAACGTTGTAGGATCCAAGACCACCATGCCCATTTTGAGCAATGTGCTCATTGAGGCGGAGAAGGATGTCATTTCCCTGACGACCACCAATCTGGACCTTGGAATCCGCTGCAGGATCAAGGCTGAAGTGAAAGAGGCCGGCTCCGTTACGCTTCCGGTCAAGCGCCTCGCGACAATTGTTCGTGAGCTGCCAAATCTGGACGTGACCGTCGACTCTGCGCCAAACCATCACGTGAAAATCACGTCCGGAGGCTCGAACTTCCGGATCATGGGTCTGGGCAGGGAGGAATTTCCACCGCTGCCCGAGTTTGGTGAGGAGAAGTCATTCACCGTCGAGCAGCCTGAACTCGTGGGCATGCTGAAGAGCGTGGCCTATGCACAGAGCGCGGATGAAACCCGTTATATTCTCAACGGGGTGTTTTTCAGCTTCCGCGACGGCAGGCTCTCCCTGGTGGCGACCGATGGCCGTCGGCTGGCTTTGATCGCCAAGGAAATGGAGATACCGGCGGACAATGCCGGCGCGATTATTCTGCCGGCAAAGACGGTGAACGAGCTCCTGCGCATGCTCGACAAGGGCGAAAAGGTTAAGATCGATTTCAGCGACCGGCGCTGCTCCTTTCAGATTGGCACGGACAAGGACACGAGCGGGCTGGTCGATTCGATCTACCTCTATTCCAAAGTGGTCGAGGGCAACTATCCCAATTATCAGCAGGTCATCCCCAAGGAGACGCACCAGCGCATCAAACTGGAGCGCGAACTCCTGCTGCAATGCATCCACCGGGCCGCACTGGTGACCAGCGAGAAGGCGAATTCCGTCAAGCTCAGGCTGACCAGCAATCTCCTGGAGATAATGGCGCAAAGTCCCGATTTCGGTGAAGCCCATGAATCCATGGCGATCAGCTACAGCGGCCCCGATTTGCAGGCCGCCTTCAATCCCGCCTTTTTGATGGATCCATTGAGGTCGCTGACAAAAGACGAGGTGTTTCTTGAGGTTAAGGATGAGGTCAGCCCGGGTGTCTTCAAGACGCTGGATAATTTCATCTGTGTGATCATGCCTGTGCGCATGAGTTGA
- a CDS encoding TonB-dependent receptor plug domain-containing protein: protein MKPTALFSIIALLAAATAGAQTPATSGNSQKEDESPIVLSPFEVSADEDVGYQARETLAGGRTRTSLDDIANSIDVITGDLIEDMGALDLQDIAAYANNIEAGSLMGADNEDGQLTSLWDQNTTYFRGFRTYRGTRNFMFTLMSFNSFSSDRIDLSKGPNAVLFGVGEPGGAINYNTKRPSLTRNRTSVSLRTDSEGSLRGELDVDQTLIKGKLGFRAALLSERTDFAWKPAYSNTDGAFIAGAYKPFSKTTIRANFEYRNANRALGRRIYPRDMFTPYRDAGSPKVIAPLTSNNARIEGNASTVAVSSIGLARNSAVRMTVLEDGTVVNTQNTATSIARSVGPINNVQVMRGGYPDATVIEGRNGISDSQDKMLEVTLEQELARNLYLELGFADWTMERLQGNGVLNNTQNLQIDPNGFMPGSTTALNPNFGRYYSEAQPWLYDRHESVRTYRATLSYALDLTRRSRWFGNHRASIMWENYKFKELWDRRHLMITGTPTGILPNNTNPTAAVNNVWVRDYYDFATGDSYLHDFTAWYYQDKVDLGSGYTGGWLRSTTGLRANLTDTTTKLAVWQGSWLDNRVIVTWGYRGLNQKNYNGNQQGYIVRDSATQQFVWRDPVTGETRNIFDAGMPPNPRSIDRGAARNEGIVIKVLPWLSLTANHATNFNPTAGLSDITGEVRGAARGETKDLGIRLKLWDGKVNFSALHYQTNAIGLMAGGPGRSSPYANIDSMYDILVANGVIAENPFDTTTASDQVVFNQKAKGYEFTVFARPMAGMSIRFGAASTENIASDVGSEVVEYYQTVARPKLSNPAYAQMSNGGNTIATLLTSADNNLQQMQNYSGRRNPPSSKLTANLNVSYSFDRGTILNGFTVGGGARWRGKPLMGYWTNADGSLDLGRAFYAPDNYNFDVFARYRRKLNNRITWSVQLNIRNLTDDLGYNGVRAVNATTNSDSPIVVTRYALNEPRLFILSNTFSF, encoded by the coding sequence ATGAAACCTACAGCCTTGTTCTCCATCATCGCGCTCCTCGCTGCTGCAACCGCAGGTGCACAGACGCCCGCGACCAGCGGTAACAGCCAAAAGGAGGACGAATCACCGATCGTTCTGTCACCGTTCGAAGTCAGCGCCGACGAGGATGTCGGCTATCAGGCGCGCGAGACGCTTGCCGGCGGCCGCACACGCACCTCGCTCGACGACATCGCCAACTCCATCGACGTGATCACCGGCGATCTGATTGAGGATATGGGTGCACTCGACCTGCAGGACATTGCAGCCTACGCCAACAACATCGAGGCGGGCTCCCTGATGGGAGCGGACAACGAGGACGGCCAGCTCACCTCATTGTGGGACCAGAACACCACCTATTTCCGCGGCTTTCGCACCTACCGCGGCACCCGCAACTTCATGTTCACGCTGATGTCGTTCAACTCCTTCAGCAGCGATCGCATCGATTTGTCAAAGGGTCCCAATGCCGTTCTCTTCGGTGTCGGTGAGCCGGGAGGCGCGATCAATTACAACACCAAGCGCCCATCCCTCACACGCAATCGCACCTCTGTTTCGCTACGCACGGACAGCGAAGGCTCGCTCCGCGGAGAGCTCGACGTCGATCAAACCCTCATCAAGGGCAAGCTCGGTTTTCGCGCAGCACTCCTCTCCGAGCGCACCGATTTTGCCTGGAAGCCCGCCTACTCGAACACCGATGGGGCCTTTATCGCCGGTGCCTACAAACCGTTCAGCAAGACAACGATCCGCGCCAACTTTGAGTACCGCAACGCCAATCGTGCGCTCGGCCGCCGCATCTACCCGCGCGACATGTTCACCCCCTACCGCGACGCGGGCTCACCCAAGGTCATTGCGCCTCTCACAAGCAACAACGCCCGCATTGAGGGCAATGCTTCAACCGTAGCGGTATCCTCAATCGGACTCGCCCGCAATTCCGCCGTACGCATGACGGTCCTGGAGGACGGCACCGTCGTCAACACGCAGAACACAGCCACGTCTATCGCCAGGAGCGTTGGTCCCATAAACAACGTTCAGGTTATGAGAGGCGGCTACCCCGACGCCACAGTCATCGAGGGACGCAACGGCATTTCCGACTCACAGGACAAGATGCTGGAAGTCACCTTGGAGCAGGAACTCGCCAGGAATCTCTACCTCGAGCTCGGCTTCGCGGACTGGACCATGGAGCGCCTTCAGGGCAATGGTGTTCTGAACAACACTCAGAACCTCCAGATCGATCCTAACGGCTTCATGCCTGGCTCCACGACTGCGCTGAACCCCAACTTCGGGCGATACTATTCGGAGGCGCAGCCGTGGCTCTACGATCGGCACGAGAGCGTAAGGACCTACCGCGCCACCCTCTCCTACGCCCTCGACCTCACCCGCCGGAGCCGCTGGTTCGGCAACCACCGGGCCTCGATCATGTGGGAAAACTACAAGTTCAAGGAACTCTGGGATCGCCGGCACCTCATGATCACCGGAACACCGACGGGCATCCTGCCCAACAACACCAACCCCACCGCCGCGGTGAACAATGTCTGGGTGCGTGACTACTATGACTTCGCCACCGGCGATTCCTACCTGCACGACTTCACCGCGTGGTACTATCAGGACAAGGTGGATCTTGGCAGCGGCTACACGGGTGGATGGCTCCGAAGCACCACCGGCCTGCGCGCCAATCTGACAGATACCACCACCAAACTCGCCGTCTGGCAGGGTTCGTGGCTCGACAACCGTGTGATCGTGACCTGGGGCTACCGAGGCTTGAATCAGAAGAACTACAATGGCAACCAGCAGGGCTACATTGTCCGGGATTCAGCCACCCAGCAATTCGTCTGGCGGGACCCCGTGACGGGGGAAACCAGGAACATCTTCGACGCCGGCATGCCTCCCAATCCTCGTTCAATCGACCGGGGTGCGGCCCGCAACGAGGGCATCGTCATCAAGGTCCTGCCCTGGCTTTCACTGACGGCAAACCATGCCACCAATTTCAATCCCACCGCCGGCCTCTCCGACATCACAGGCGAGGTCCGCGGCGCGGCTCGGGGCGAGACGAAGGATCTCGGTATTCGACTCAAACTCTGGGACGGAAAGGTAAACTTCTCCGCACTGCACTACCAGACGAATGCGATCGGCCTGATGGCGGGTGGCCCGGGGCGGAGCTCGCCTTACGCAAACATCGACTCGATGTACGATATCCTTGTGGCCAACGGGGTGATTGCGGAAAACCCGTTTGACACCACGACAGCCAGCGATCAGGTCGTTTTCAACCAGAAGGCGAAAGGCTATGAGTTTACCGTATTTGCGCGACCCATGGCCGGTATGAGCATTCGCTTCGGCGCCGCCTCCACGGAGAACATCGCCAGCGACGTCGGCAGCGAGGTCGTCGAATACTACCAGACCGTCGCCCGCCCAAAGCTTTCCAATCCAGCGTACGCACAAATGAGCAATGGTGGCAATACCATTGCCACGTTGCTGACTTCGGCTGACAACAACCTCCAGCAAATGCAGAATTACAGTGGCCGGCGCAACCCGCCATCAAGCAAGCTGACCGCCAATCTCAATGTGAGCTATAGTTTCGATCGCGGCACCATCTTGAACGGCTTCACGGTCGGCGGCGGTGCCCGCTGGCGTGGCAAGCCGCTCATGGGATACTGGACCAATGCGGATGGGTCGCTTGACCTTGGCAGGGCCTTCTACGCACCGGACAACTATAACTTCGACGTCTTTGCACGCTACCGGCGCAAGCTGAACAACAGGATCACCTGGTCGGTCCAGCTCAATATCCGCAATCTGACCGACGATCTCGGCTACAACGGGGTCAGAGCCGTCAACGCGACCACCAACTCCGACTCTCCAATCGTCGTCACCCGCTATGCGTTGAACGAGCCGCGCCTGTTCATCCTGAGCAACACGTTCTCGTTCTGA